The Branchiostoma floridae strain S238N-H82 chromosome 3, Bfl_VNyyK, whole genome shotgun sequence genomic sequence GGGTGCTCAAAATCACAGTCGGTAGtgggaagtttttttttgcccCGGAGAAAGCCCGGTCGATCCACGATAGACTAGGCCAGTTTATTCGCACAGTGCATTGCCTGTTCCGTGTGCGTTATTGTTATTCAATGGTTAACCACAGGGGGCTAAGACAAAATCTTCTTTGGGGGAAGATTCGGTTTGAATTGATCTGTTAAATGCATTCTAATGATTATCTATATCTAGATAAAAACGCCCAAGCCTATAGTTACAGAGCAAGTTGCAAGGGGGGGCTTCGCCGCTTCTTCCTTCCATCAAAACCTCTCTGCCCCAGAAAAATTAAGACCACagtatgtccagaacaggagatacaggAGGGGCTTCCAAACGTCTCACCATTCTAGCCCAATCCCATTCAAGTTATTCCATTGAAGAGGCTCAGGGACTCACCGTAGTTTTTCATATTTCAGATGTGTGTGAAAACTTTAAGTGTAGGAAGCCGCCAGGCTCCATGTGTACCGTGGACTACAGTAAAGGCAAGCCCAGGCCCAAATGTATCTGTCCAACCAACTGCCCTCGGGTAAGTATTACTCTGggactgtatatagtgttttGCATGAGATGGGTGTTCTGCTTTATTGGACAAATTTAGTGGAAACGCTGCAATAATCCATTTTGCATTTTGGTGAGTTCAGTATACATGAAGTTCTATGAATTGGGaagtgaggggggggggggtgatgtaCCTTGTCTTTGGTCGCAATTTGGGCGTTTTAGTCTGCATGTAGGGTATGACGGGAAACCCCATCCAAATTACAGCGTGGGATAAAGTGCAACCAACGCAAACTGGTACGAGAAAACCAGCGAACAAAGCTGTGTGAAGAATAGCAAACTAAGCTGCAAACTGTTGCTTAGATAACGAGGTCAATTATtcacaaacaataaaaaaaaaacatgatgtcaCAGCAGACGTTtgggtgaccgtctgtcacctttctcgtgacaattctgattggttcatctTACACTCGTATGTATCAAGAAAGTTGGCCACTTTTTACATGTTATTGTATACACTATGTAAATACCTTGTTTGGGACCGTATTTGTAAGCAGCGACGCAGTACATTGTGAATCAGTCAGAGTCGCCTACATGTGACTTCATGTCCTGGTTGTGAATCAAAGAAGGTTGCTATCCAGTAACTCTCCAGCCAGATGGAATCATTAACGAATGTATGTTGTCTGTTTGTAGGAAATGGAGAAGGTCTGCAGCGTGTACGGCCGCACGTTCGACAACATGTGCCGGCTGCACGTGGAGGCGTGCCGCAAAAAGAGACGGATCGAGGTGGCGTACCAGGGAGAGTGCATCGGTAAGTACTTGGGTTATTGGGGTGGGCAGACTACCATCTTCGCTGTCACGGGCTGAATtaccaggggctgaattgccaGGGGCTACGTTATCTCGCAAGTATCGCCTAATCATGTGCCAAAGCACCGAACCGATCgtgagatacagctgcgaacagcaAACTCGGACAATCTGAAAACCTCCCGTCAGGAGGGGGCCCTCCTTTCCCGGAGGTTATCATTGATTAACATTAAAACCATGCAAAGTTATACTCTCAAAGCAACTACAACGTTCTTATACTATTCAGCTCACTTTAGCATAAACGCCTTTGAAAGCCATTTAAAAGAAGCTGTAATGTGATAAAGGTCAGTAGATGTCGCTGTCGCACGGTTTACGTGCGTTTATTCGGATTATCTCCGGGAAGAAGGTTTACCTCCGAcggaggtactgtttttggttgtgttCGAACCTATAGATCAAGACGCTTTTGATGGTATGAATTCTAATATGCAAGTAGTTATTGAGGACATGAAAAAAACTTGTTTACGTACCGCAGCATTGCAAGCCGCCACCTCCTTTCTAAAAGTAGTGTGCCGTCAGTTGTCAGCTGGTCTACCCGGCGAGGTCAATAACCTTGTAAAATTGAGGAACAACCTTAATAGCGCACGATAACGCTATGGCTAGGGCTTTCATAAGGGTGAAAAAGAAATCCGCAGTTCATTTCCGGAAAACCAGTTAAGTTCCGGAAAACCCTAATCATTTGAAGATATATTTACAAATGAATTGATACATTTTTCCCTTGAGTGTTGCTAACCAGACTATCCCTCCCTCCTTCCAGCCAAGCAGGAGCCGTGCACGGAGTACGAGAAGTCGCAGTTCCCTATCCGCCTGATGGAGTGGTTCTTCCACCTGAAGGAGATAGACGAGTTCGGACACTTCAGTAACGTCACGTCCGGCGCCACGCTGGTCATGACTGACAGGGAGCGCGGCAAACTGGCGAAGGTCAGTAACGCCAGTTTGTACGGCCGCTGTTGTTTGTTCGGACCTCCAATATTGGCATGTAGTTAGCATTTAGATACTAAAGTAATCGCCGAGCAGATCCTAGGGTGCCATAAGATATCAAAGcaggccaaggagtatagccggccaaagggagtcagacggctGACCTCCTCTGGCCGCCATActccttggcctaccgcctgctttgatactatcttctggcaccgggaatctgcttggagattagatgcCAAGCACGTCGGAGCACTAACAGGAAGTTTGGGGTTATGGTGGCAGAAAGGTCCCAGATAGGTGACAGGAAATTAAATTGACCCGATCCAGGGATTTCCCTCGGGCATTTCATGCATGTGTTTTATTTATAGGTATTTAGATAGACCAGAGATTATTGAAGATGAACCTTTTGGAAAAAGATTCACTGATGTATAAAactttgttaattttttttgttatttttatcCCAGTGGAAATATGACCAGCTCGACCGGAAAGGAGATGGCAAGTTGGGTCGGCGTGACCTGAAGGACTTTCGGTATGCCCTGATGCCCATGGAGCATTGCGCCGAAGCGTTCTTCCGCAAGTGTGACACCAACAAGGACAAGGGAGTTGACATGGACGAGTGGAACACATGCCTGGGAGTTTACCGAGGTGCGACGCATACTGTACTTCTGTCCTGTTAACGTTAGTCCACGTGGATTCCTCTGGGAACCCCTAAACCCGGTGCGAGAGtgcgaataaaagaaaaaaagggggAAAGGGTTTgctggaagaaaaaaaggttCCAGAGGATTAACAGTGGCGGGGGAGACACAAGTTATCTGGCACCTACCAAAACCACTTGCCTATGACGTCACATAGCAGTAGACGGGTAAATCCTTCAGTTGAGATTTTGGGTACATGTAGGTCCCACTTCATCTGGAGTGTTTAGATAACGTTTGGTCATTTATCAGAAACCTTGAATTGACGTGTTTTCGTCCTTCAGATGCCGATGAGAAGAAAATGCAGATGGGCATGCTGGTGGAACCGGAAGCTCTGGAAGTTATGGTTGAGGCCAACTTCAAGGAAATGCTGGATAAGATGCCTGATGTGGGCATGCCGCCTGCATCCCCGCCTAAGGTACGGTTGACGAGATGGTCAGCTCATTCTTCACTCTCTAGCCAGTaatacacaatctctcactgtcaGGGGGCTCCTCGCCGAGAGCTCATGGCCATTCACCTCTAACTTGAGAGAACCATAGATTTAGCTATAGGGGATCAGGACTTTTTATCTATCACTATGCAAATTAGTCCAAAGGGAACTCTGGATTGTCTGTCATGGACATGGAATGTTGGAAGTGAGCCATCACAGCCTCCAATGCCGTGTTACAGGCAGGTCTCAGTCTGACAGGCTGTAAGTACGACTTTCCATTCAGTTTCGATAGGACAGTCGGCGGCAAACGTTTACGTGCCTTGACCAAACCAACTCCTTGACCAAACTGATTGAAGAGtgccctccaagcagaggttgttgtGGAAGCTTGTGACCTTCTTGTGACATATATGCCCTTTTTTCCACCGGCCCCACCAACATctgccggggggggggggggggtcaaatgTGATGTGCCCTTACTTTTAGCAACTTGTGAATTTATGGATCTAGGGCCGTCGGAAAGAAAACGGGACATGTGTTAAGAAGGTTACAATCTTCGCCaacaacctctacttggagagtgaTTCAATACATGTATGGGTTAACAAGGGTTAACAACAGCAAGTCTGCCGAAGTTTGAGTTTGCCATGTTGTTCTCTCTTGCTGTATCTTTTGTGTCCGCCCGTCTAGTTTTTAGAGGAGGAAGATGACGATGACCAGTATGATGATGACTATTACGATGACGCCTTCGACTATGACGATTTCGACGTAATCGAGGATCCCGATGAAAAGAGGGACTTTGATGACAAATCTCTGACTGAAAAGCCCAAGCTTAAGGTCAAGGTGAAAAAGGCTTGGGATCAAATGACGGTGGACGAAAAGAACTGGGCcgaggtggaccggatgttgggtTTTGATTGGCAGGAAACGGTATGACGTCATCCGCAGACCCCCAACCCATTCTCGTCAAGTCCTGTCCACATTAATCCAACCCTAACCAGTTACGACAACCCCGTTGtcttgtcatgttttgttttgtcctcTTCAACCGTGCTAAGATGTCAGCGGGCAGCCGAATCACCCGCTATGTCAACATACACCTTGAATGTCAGCTGATGGATTTAACTACGTTTGCTTGATTCCAACCTCACGCTCCCCATGATGAAACGCATCACTCCCCAATTCCCTTAATGCATCTTCTTAGTTTGAAAGTCCCTCTGTGTTGGTAAAGCTCATTCTGAATCAAAGTTCACCCGTAActtccaacataaataattggACCTTCCCAACTTTTGACTGAataactccagtctttgtcaaatgAACACGCAATCACGGTATGCATAGACGGGGGGCACCATAGACATTCTGCAACTTATGCCCCACTACTCACAGTCTGACGTCTTGTATCAGCATAACGCGACGTCGACGTGACACATCGGATGGACGGTTAATCAtgtcttgacaaagactgaagttggGGATTTCTGTGTTGGAAGTTACAGTTCAACCCTGATCCAGAATGCATATGCTGATAATCAGCGGCACATTACTGTACCCTGCTGAAGCATCTGTGCAGCGTTATAGGCAATTCGCTTGTCTTTGTATAGGAAAGACTCCTTTTGAAACAGCATACTGTTGTTATATATCGATTGTCTACAATCACAACCATTTTATCTTAGCCAAAAACACATCTAGTTTCACCAACTCTAAAACGCGGAGGTCCTGGGACCAAAACACTCAATGGTCGAGACgtgaactgtttacaagttaagGGCATTTACCTTTCACATATCACCCACAATcatgtcgctgcacatgcgtactcgcaACCGTGAATATGGTTATTGAACTTTTGAAAGCAGCAAGAGACCCACACCGCGCAGACTGgacaattttgtattttcacgTAAGATCAGCAGATGCCAGTTTATTCCGATGACTTTCTGTTGATGTTAACTTTACATCTTATTTTCAGAAACCCGAGACTGACAAACCTGAGGCTGACAACTGGGCTCTGGTGGACAAAATGCTGAAGGAACAAGCTGACCAGCCGGCACAGCTTGTCGAAGGGGCTGAGGTACGTCACACGAACTGTCTCTAGATCTCAGCTGAATAAGTCTTTATTCCCAGCCAAGACATACAACCACCCCCCAATgattcagtgaccgtctgtcgcCTTCCTCATGGCAATACTTGTACTTTTTCAAACTGCAGCTATGTGTCGTTGTTAACAATGCTTGGAAACGCATAATTCACAATTATTCACGTTttcagtgacacctagctgcagtgtggaataCTGCCAGGTATGCTTCGGTCATAGCTGAAAAAAGGGTCCCGCCGGGTAGTTTACGGGCTGTTTTGGAAATTCGGGCCTGACCCCTTTgtggccctgtgggacacccTTTGGCTGCCGGGTTATTTGTGGACACGGTTGGGCACTGGGTTAATTTCATCTCGGAGTTATAATCAACCCTGGGCCCGGTAACAGATAGGCGCGGTACGCTAATCTTGAcgagcacaccgagaaggactCCGCAGTATCCGGCAGTCCAGCGGGACAAATCTGTGGCTCCGGGGATCTGTAGAAAGATTCAGTACACAAGTAATCTAGCTTGCTTGTTTTTGGTTTTGACAAAGAAATTTGAATTcgcatttttttgtaaatattaacAAAAAGCCCCACGTAAACTATACACTGTCATTATAGACTTTATTTTTATAGTTTTCCGCAAAGTCGTGCTCGAATGCTaaatacaagtacatggtatataCATAGGAGAATGTATAGTTGATTGACATTATCGTAACAAAGGATAAAGCAAATGCTATTGTACTAGACAATTTGGGTTTGACATTTTTACAAGAAGAGAAAGACGGACATCCTCACTTTTCCTATAAGTTATGGGTTTTTTCTACAGGCTTCCTGTCCATCCATGTTGAAAAGAGCGGGTCTACTATCACTTTTTAACAATGTTGCTCTGTATGTCGAATCAGGATGAAGATGCTCTTGAAGacgaagaggaagaagaggaagaggaggaagtTGAGGAGGAGGAACTGTCTCCAGAGGAGATCAAGAAGGTAAGATAATCGTCACGGTTATTCACCTAGAGCCTCTGAGGCTCTACTAaaccgggctgaggtttccTCTTCTGTGGTCGTGGCCTCTAGCCAGCTATTAGCCTATCATAGAATCGACTGTACCTAAAGAAAACATGTAGGCGATTATCTGATCTGTCTGACAACATGTTAGAGGCCTCACCTACAAATGTGGAAATCTCGGACAGATCTAGAAGTGCTTTCAAGAGATGCAGCACGGGTTGAAAAAAGAATCAGAGCGACGTGCTTTCAAAATTAGTAACCGTCTGGTCATCAGAGCAAATTAGTGGTAGGTTCAAAAATTTCAACATCCTTGCATGTCGAAGACGTAGACGACATTTACTGTGAAAATGGGGCATAATTCAGGTTGAACCATACTAAAGTCAGCATCTCAGTGGTCCGCACCTGTTGACGACTGTTTGCGTAGAGCGTACGTTGCCAGTCACAAACACGTCGTCACTTTGGCCCCCGAAATGGCGAATATTTGTTAAAAGTTCCAAAAATTGGCAAAGTGGCAACGAGTCCGCtcttaatctccaggcagacaTTCCGGGCACGaccattttgtttgtagaggtCACATATATTACCAGCGTGTCTCATATGCTACCCGTGTGCGTCATTGTGATAGCAGGGGGAAATTTCCGAAAACTTTTTGTCGCCAAAAGCTCAGCCTAGTGATATACCAGTTCTATATTTTGACCCTTCTTTGTCTTGTGTCTTGAAGATGGAGAAGAAGCGTCGCCGCCAAGAACGCCGCCGTCAGAGGAAGCTGGAGCGTGAGAGGAAGGAGCGAGAACAGATGGATTAAGTCATCCAAATTCCTTAGAAGACGTTGATTCTAGTTGATCTAGTAAAATAGGTACATTCACTATGTCCCTAAGTTTCAGTTGAACGTAACGTTAACCTTGCCTTTGATGTGACCCGTTGGTGACCTGTGACCCTTCCGAGAGGGGAATTGGGAGGTTTGCTCTCTTGGGCGTTCAGTAATGTCGACATGAGGGTCAAAGGTGAACCATTGGGTGCTCATCGGAGGCCGGAAATCAGAGGTTTTGTTATCTCAAACCTGTAAAGTAAAAGAACGAAAGTAAGACAGGTATGAGCAAAACTTTATTGAGGTCCTAGCAAGAATTATTTCATTTGGTGcttgtttttttactgtttaTGTTTGTCATTTCTTCggatgtaccatttttaatgtGACAATATGGATGCAAGGTGTGATAAATTTGTTTACAATCAGCTTGGTATTAATGTTgttatatgtatatctatatccAATCAATCGTATTTAGAATACTAGTATCTTTTGTTGACATGCTTAAGCTTGATAAACGTTAGACGTATATATGGTGTGCTTGTATCACTCAAATTTGATATTAACAATAGTGATGCTTTATTTGGATATTATTATAGTAGTTACGTCTTCTATACATATAATCCAAAGTGTAGTTACCTTACTATTCTATCTGTTTTAAAAACGCATCTTTCCGTATGCTTTAAGGCATGCTTTATTGGACTTCTTGCATTGTAAACGGCCATGTAAACTAGACAGTAGTAGTCATGTAGctactgagtcaggtgtgaagtGTGTACTTTATCTCTGAATAAAATCAGTAAGCTGTGTGCAAAATGTGGTATTTTGTGCCTCAGTCATATCAAAATATCCTTTTAATATAGAGAC encodes the following:
- the LOC118411009 gene encoding SPARC-like isoform X2, with product MVGWRLTVAVLSALTLVQARDLDDVKPGSDIQKVPDSNAAEERDVCENFKCRKPPGSMCTVDYSKGKPRPKCICPTNCPREMEKVCSVYGRTFDNMCRLHVEACRKKRRIEVAYQGECIAKQEPCTEYEKSQFPIRLMEWFFHLKEIDEFGHFSNVTSGATLVMTDRERGKLAKWKYDQLDRKGDGKLGRRDLKDFRYALMPMEHCAEAFFRKCDTNKDKGVDMDEWNTCLGVYRDADEKKMQMGMLVEPEALEVMVEANFKEMLDKMPDVGMPPASPPKKPETDKPEADNWALVDKMLKEQADQPAQLVEGAEDEDALEDEEEEEEEEEVEEEELSPEEIKKMEKKRRRQERRRQRKLERERKEREQMD
- the LOC118411009 gene encoding uncharacterized protein LOC118411009 isoform X1, translating into MVGWRLTVAVLSALTLVQARDLDDVKPGSDIQKVPDSNAAEERDVCENFKCRKPPGSMCTVDYSKGKPRPKCICPTNCPREMEKVCSVYGRTFDNMCRLHVEACRKKRRIEVAYQGECIAKQEPCTEYEKSQFPIRLMEWFFHLKEIDEFGHFSNVTSGATLVMTDRERGKLAKWKYDQLDRKGDGKLGRRDLKDFRYALMPMEHCAEAFFRKCDTNKDKGVDMDEWNTCLGVYRDADEKKMQMGMLVEPEALEVMVEANFKEMLDKMPDVGMPPASPPKFLEEEDDDDQYDDDYYDDAFDYDDFDVIEDPDEKRDFDDKSLTEKPKLKVKVKKAWDQMTVDEKNWAEVDRMLGFDWQETKPETDKPEADNWALVDKMLKEQADQPAQLVEGAEDEDALEDEEEEEEEEEVEEEELSPEEIKKMEKKRRRQERRRQRKLERERKEREQMD